The following proteins are co-located in the Firmicutes bacterium HGW-Firmicutes-1 genome:
- a CDS encoding iron export ABC transporter permease subunit FetB → MDGVIDLKLMQIVAAYVFIVILLFIVRARGISREKEILISSVRMTVQLILTGYILVYLFKNANPVYTILAISFMEVFAIHNIYKRAKTKLSKSFKRIIAVSMLFGTLSSLTYFLFVVVNITPWYNPRYFIPIAGMFIGNSMTGISLGVSRLVDGMNTQKHLVESALMLGATPKMATKAIVDNAFDSAILPTINSMVGMGIVFLPGMMTGQILSGTAPTTAIEYQIAIMLGILGSVALTVILLVTLGYKTFFNEESQLVIEE, encoded by the coding sequence ATGGATGGAGTAATAGATTTAAAATTGATGCAAATTGTTGCTGCATATGTTTTTATTGTAATCTTACTATTTATTGTAAGAGCAAGGGGCATTTCCAGAGAAAAAGAAATACTAATTTCTTCTGTTAGAATGACAGTTCAACTTATATTAACCGGTTATATTCTGGTTTATTTATTTAAAAATGCTAATCCAGTCTATACAATATTGGCGATATCATTTATGGAAGTATTTGCAATCCATAATATATATAAAAGAGCGAAAACGAAACTATCAAAATCCTTTAAAAGAATTATTGCTGTTTCCATGCTATTTGGCACATTATCAAGTCTTACCTATTTCTTATTTGTTGTAGTGAATATCACTCCTTGGTATAATCCTAGATACTTTATACCTATCGCTGGTATGTTCATAGGTAATTCAATGACAGGGATTTCATTGGGAGTATCAAGACTAGTAGATGGTATGAATACGCAAAAGCATCTTGTTGAATCCGCTTTAATGCTAGGTGCGACTCCCAAGATGGCTACTAAGGCAATCGTGGACAACGCCTTTGATTCTGCTATACTTCCAACAATTAATTCTATGGTGGGTATGGGGATTGTGTTTTTACCGGGGATGATGACGGGACAAATATTGTCTGGCACAGCACCTACCACTGCTATCGAATATCAAATAGCCATTATGCTAGGTATTCTTGGGAGTGTTGCATTAACGGTTATACTATTGGTTACTTTGGGGTATAAGACTTTCTTTAATGAGGAAAGTCAGTTGGTTATTGAGGAATAG
- a CDS encoding chromate transporter codes for MKEIILYFLKIGLFGFGGPMAHIAMMDDELIEKRKWASKEEFLDGLAVCNMLPGPASTQLGIYMGYVRGGVLGGILAGIAFILPAFLIITLLSFLYFNYGAIPQVKGILYGVNAVVIALISSALYKMGKKSIDDVKGTLIFIGSALLIYLVKVNMILVLIVGGILGILIYYKSQNSKINCFIAVPFVALDSRLLRLFAFFIKVGSFIYGGGLVVIPFIEQEVVEKLGWMTQQEFLTGISFGQITPGPVVITSAFIGYKVYGVLGAFVASFAIFLPSFAFILIAAPYLKKVKNIPWVKAFLKGINAAVIGTILASILTLIPNALIDIWTILIAVGGFIALWKFKVNVFYCVGAAAILGVIITNFI; via the coding sequence ATGAAAGAAATAATTTTATATTTCCTTAAGATAGGGTTATTCGGATTTGGTGGACCCATGGCACATATCGCTATGATGGATGATGAATTGATTGAAAAACGAAAGTGGGCTTCAAAGGAAGAATTTTTAGATGGCTTAGCAGTTTGTAATATGCTACCAGGACCAGCATCAACACAATTAGGAATATATATGGGATACGTAAGAGGTGGGGTATTAGGTGGAATTTTGGCAGGAATAGCTTTTATTTTACCGGCTTTTTTAATAATCACGTTACTAAGCTTCTTATACTTCAACTACGGAGCAATTCCTCAAGTAAAAGGTATACTATATGGAGTAAATGCAGTAGTAATTGCATTGATTAGTTCTGCACTTTATAAAATGGGTAAGAAGTCTATTGATGATGTGAAAGGTACTTTAATATTTATTGGAAGCGCTCTTCTTATTTATCTAGTTAAGGTAAATATGATTCTGGTATTGATTGTCGGAGGTATACTAGGGATTTTGATTTATTATAAAAGTCAAAATAGTAAAATAAATTGTTTCATAGCTGTTCCTTTCGTTGCATTGGATTCAAGGCTACTGAGACTATTCGCCTTTTTTATTAAGGTGGGCTCATTTATTTATGGTGGAGGCTTAGTCGTCATACCTTTTATTGAACAAGAAGTAGTAGAAAAACTAGGGTGGATGACCCAACAAGAATTTTTAACAGGAATTTCTTTTGGACAAATTACACCTGGCCCAGTAGTGATTACCTCTGCTTTTATCGGCTACAAGGTATACGGTGTATTAGGAGCATTTGTTGCAAGCTTTGCAATTTTCCTGCCATCCTTTGCTTTTATTTTAATTGCGGCGCCCTATTTAAAAAAAGTAAAAAATATTCCATGGGTAAAAGCATTTCTAAAAGGAATCAATGCAGCAGTTATAGGAACTATTTTAGCATCAATACTAACCTTAATTCCGAATGCCTTAATTGATATATGGACTATTTTGATTGCTGTAGGTGGATTTATCGCATTATGGAAGTTTAAAGTTAATGTGTTTTATTGTGTAGGGGCTGCAGCAATACTAGGAGTAATTATCACTAATTTTATATAG
- a CDS encoding ABC transporter ATP-binding protein, with the protein MFVLKDVKYKDIIDIKALQIPKNKITCIIGESGSGKTTILRLLNKLISCDRGEVFYDNQSLKDINSIELRRNVVMLPQSPAIFSGSIKDNLLIGLKFAEKTFVSDDELIEILKLVNLKKDLNEDADKLSGGEKQRVALGRVILLKPEVLLLDEPSSALDEDTEHLIFEALVKYTKDNNKTLIMVTHSKKVAHHFSDQIIEIKNGMLIDEGEV; encoded by the coding sequence ATGTTTGTACTTAAAGATGTTAAATATAAAGACATTATCGATATTAAAGCACTTCAGATCCCCAAAAACAAAATCACTTGTATTATCGGCGAAAGTGGTAGTGGAAAAACTACTATCCTTAGACTTTTAAATAAATTGATCAGCTGTGATCGTGGAGAAGTTTTTTATGACAATCAATCACTTAAGGATATTAATTCTATTGAACTAAGAAGAAATGTTGTTATGCTTCCACAATCACCTGCTATTTTTTCTGGTAGCATAAAAGACAACCTATTGATTGGCCTGAAATTTGCTGAAAAGACATTTGTTTCAGATGATGAATTAATAGAAATATTAAAGCTTGTGAATTTAAAAAAAGATTTAAACGAAGATGCAGATAAACTATCTGGTGGAGAAAAACAAAGAGTAGCACTTGGAAGGGTAATTCTACTAAAGCCTGAAGTTCTATTGTTAGATGAGCCTTCTTCTGCACTAGATGAAGATACAGAGCATTTGATTTTTGAGGCCTTGGTAAAATATACAAAAGATAATAATAAGACGCTGATTATGGTTACTCATTCTAAAAAAGTAGCCCATCACTTTTCTGATCAAATTATTGAAATCAAAAATGGCATGCTCATTGATGAAGGGGAGGTTTAG
- a CDS encoding PadR family transcriptional regulator — MQDQILRKFFLGFIQIHILHHAKKNPFYGAWMIEELKEHGYNMSPGTLYPLLHSMQKSALLQKEVITVDGKIRKYYKITELGNIVLEEARKKAYELFKEIKD, encoded by the coding sequence ATGCAAGACCAAATTTTAAGAAAATTTTTCTTAGGCTTTATTCAAATTCATATACTTCATCATGCAAAAAAGAACCCCTTTTATGGTGCTTGGATGATAGAAGAGCTTAAGGAGCATGGCTATAATATGAGTCCCGGAACATTATATCCTTTACTTCACAGCATGCAAAAAAGCGCATTATTGCAGAAAGAGGTAATTACTGTTGATGGAAAAATTAGAAAATACTACAAAATAACCGAACTGGGTAATATTGTTTTAGAAGAAGCAAGAAAAAAAGCCTATGAATTATTTAAAGAGATTAAAGACTAA